The Blastocatellia bacterium genome has a segment encoding these proteins:
- a CDS encoding TonB family protein has translation MSERLFETFDILEGRPLDARPRRIGASISFLFHLLLFGVMIWVSPKTMPTEQPETEVVAQGAPPHIIELDAPLYALPPEVVRQLAAVSELTPPRRAEYLSEKETIARGERNPTPQGSSSLPKVSGGSGRIASLPSSPPAESPSERETGARRRAVEKPLPPTLPSATAQSAPLSGNSDGLRESFLAALRGASPLPLPEVSGAQQSGVTLEGPPSVNARAAEEMEQYRRYLEREIQQRWFIPPEAHLLTSPTTVIIIFEVARDGKLLQIRLKQSSGFPALDRAALNAVRLAAPFRPLPSAFLFTSQVFTDKFTYFPPRG, from the coding sequence ATGAGCGAGCGTCTGTTTGAAACTTTCGACATCCTCGAAGGGCGACCACTGGATGCGCGGCCTCGGCGCATCGGCGCAAGCATCTCGTTTTTGTTTCATCTTCTGCTTTTCGGGGTGATGATATGGGTCTCGCCGAAGACAATGCCGACGGAACAGCCGGAGACCGAGGTGGTGGCCCAGGGGGCTCCCCCTCACATCATTGAGCTTGATGCTCCTCTCTATGCCCTTCCCCCCGAAGTCGTTCGCCAGTTAGCTGCCGTCAGCGAACTGACGCCACCGCGTCGTGCGGAGTATTTGTCGGAGAAGGAGACGATCGCTCGGGGCGAGCGCAATCCCACGCCGCAAGGATCCTCGTCGTTGCCAAAGGTCAGCGGCGGAAGCGGCCGGATAGCGTCTCTTCCCTCCTCTCCACCGGCTGAGTCGCCGTCGGAAAGAGAAACAGGAGCACGCCGCCGGGCGGTGGAGAAGCCCTTACCGCCGACGCTTCCTTCGGCCACGGCCCAGTCGGCTCCGCTATCGGGAAATAGTGACGGATTGCGCGAATCTTTCCTGGCGGCGCTCAGGGGCGCATCGCCCCTTCCGCTTCCCGAAGTCTCTGGCGCACAGCAATCGGGTGTGACGCTTGAAGGTCCTCCCTCGGTGAACGCGCGGGCCGCCGAAGAGATGGAACAATACCGTCGCTATCTGGAACGAGAAATCCAGCAACGATGGTTTATTCCTCCCGAGGCTCATTTGCTCACCAGTCCGACGACGGTGATTATCATCTTTGAAGTGGCTCGCGATGGGAAGCTCCTTCAAATTCGATTGAAACAATCGTCAGGTTTTCCGGCCCTGGATCGGGCGGCTCTGAATGCCGTTCGACTGGCAGCCCCGTTCCGACCGTTACCGAGCGCGTTCCTCTTCACGAGTCAGGTGTTCACGGACAAGTTCACGTACTTTCCTCCGCGCGGATAA